Proteins encoded by one window of Manduca sexta isolate Smith_Timp_Sample1 chromosome 12, JHU_Msex_v1.0, whole genome shotgun sequence:
- the LOC115447082 gene encoding GSK3B-interacting protein isoform X1 has protein sequence MKRSEMSEQVLDEETWPQEAEAAINDIRKHVKFAAISPRLRSSNQCVFINITTLEESHYCVEMSALGFRIVGNQYNDNTLTSDIYETPYAMLDTISVKFRESFGKELINKLADLANTRSEVA, from the exons ATGAAAAG AAGCGAAATGTCTGAACAAGTTCTGGACGAGGAGACATGGCCTCAAGAAGCCGAGGCGGCCATCAACGACATACGGAAACACGTGAAATTCGCCGCAATCTCACCGCGCCTGCGCAGCTCCAACCAGTGCGTCTTCATCAACATCACCACGCTCGAAGAGTCGCACTACTGCGTCGAGATGTCCGCACTCGGCTTCAGGATTGTGGGGAACCAGTACAATGACAATACTCTCACTTCTGACATCTATGAGACACCGTACGCGATGCTGGACACTATCAGCGTCAAATTTAGGGAATCTTTTGGTAAGGagcttataaataaactagccGACTTAGCAAACACTCGCTCTGAGGTGGCTTAG
- the LOC115447082 gene encoding GSK3B-interacting protein isoform X2 — MSEQVLDEETWPQEAEAAINDIRKHVKFAAISPRLRSSNQCVFINITTLEESHYCVEMSALGFRIVGNQYNDNTLTSDIYETPYAMLDTISVKFRESFGKELINKLADLANTRSEVA; from the coding sequence ATGTCTGAACAAGTTCTGGACGAGGAGACATGGCCTCAAGAAGCCGAGGCGGCCATCAACGACATACGGAAACACGTGAAATTCGCCGCAATCTCACCGCGCCTGCGCAGCTCCAACCAGTGCGTCTTCATCAACATCACCACGCTCGAAGAGTCGCACTACTGCGTCGAGATGTCCGCACTCGGCTTCAGGATTGTGGGGAACCAGTACAATGACAATACTCTCACTTCTGACATCTATGAGACACCGTACGCGATGCTGGACACTATCAGCGTCAAATTTAGGGAATCTTTTGGTAAGGagcttataaataaactagccGACTTAGCAAACACTCGCTCTGAGGTGGCTTAG